GCCGGGGGAATCGGGTCGAGCAGGTTATGAAACGCGATGGCGGCCACGCCCAGCGCGGCAATCCAGCCAAGCGGCAGCTGAACGATCAGCGCCATCGCCGCCATCAACCAGCCCAGCGCCCAAATCACTTGCACCACCGGGGCCGCGGCAAAGGCAAAATTCCACGCAAAGTGCACCACGGTCAGCTCCAGCAACACCAGCCAGAGGCCGCGCGTCCACAGGAAGCGGGCGACTTGGGGCACGGGCTCGCCTCGGGTTACGGGGAGGTAGGCCCCGGTGCCGGCCAAGAGGAAAAACACCGGCGCGCAGGGGTGGGTGATGGCCCGGGTGAAGAACAACGCCCCGAAGGTCTTGCTCAGGTCTTCCGGTTCAAACGCCAGCCCCGTGAAGTAGTCGCGGGTGTGGTCCAGGGCCATGAGCGCCATGGCCAACCCGCGCAACAGGTCCACCGACACGAGGCGAGGGGACCGGCCGGAAGCAATTGAGGGGTCAAGGGTTGCAACACGCGGTAGGTGCATCGGAGTTTTTGGATTCCGAAGCTTGCCAAACGGCTCCTGGCCAGCGTATGCCGC
This genomic stretch from Verrucomicrobiota bacterium harbors:
- a CDS encoding DUF1624 domain-containing protein — encoded protein: MHLPRVATLDPSIASGRSPRLVSVDLLRGLAMALMALDHTRDYFTGLAFEPEDLSKTFGALFFTRAITHPCAPVFFLLAGTGAYLPVTRGEPVPQVARFLWTRGLWLVLLELTVVHFAWNFAFAAAPVVQVIWALGWLMAAMALIVQLPLGWIAALGVAAIAFHNLLDPIPPAALGNLAGLWTVLHRPGAVWITPHVGFVVLYPLVPWVGVMAAGYALGALLVRPDRRQWTLGLGVALTLAFFVLRALNGYGNGDAGMSFPVPSTAGPWQVQPRLTRTVIAFFDALKYPPSLDYLLMTLGPALILLAWLEGAPAQRGFGRMLLVFGRVPLFTTFCTSL